One Halorientalis litorea DNA segment encodes these proteins:
- a CDS encoding DNA cytosine methyltransferase, with translation MSRGTVVDLFCGAGGASLGFVEAGFDVIGAVDIDEEARETYRKNLCDDDLVEFDEPMPADLTETSFNEIREFFDIEEGDVDVICGCPPCQNFSSLRDTEPWDEDEPKDELLREFVSLVREEKPDLVFFENVQGILTAGDEKPTTYIDWFKREMRDMSREDDESDAGYGINLKVVNAANYGVPQNRRRTIGICVYGVEDEEIVFPEPTHAEKPDEESNLEEWVTVNEKLDRDDLKQDLNLGQKQVGLDGYPDDPGHRSRRHKDETVEFIKAIRKHGDSWRDLQGTEDEDKIRDCHQNLTDTGAGAAYGIMNGDDIAPTLTTRCATISSGRFTHPEENRSLTFREAALLMTFPRWFELPEYNKPAERVVGNAVPPKLVANLLRDRYSPSCDEKEQKAVI, from the coding sequence ATGAGCCGAGGTACAGTCGTTGATTTGTTCTGTGGTGCTGGTGGAGCATCGCTAGGTTTCGTTGAAGCTGGCTTCGATGTCATTGGAGCTGTTGACATCGATGAAGAAGCCCGTGAAACCTACCGGAAGAACCTCTGTGATGACGATTTGGTTGAGTTTGACGAACCTATGCCAGCGGACCTGACGGAGACATCCTTCAATGAGATACGAGAGTTCTTCGACATTGAAGAAGGCGACGTTGACGTTATCTGTGGGTGTCCCCCCTGCCAGAATTTCAGTTCTCTTCGGGATACCGAACCGTGGGACGAAGACGAACCCAAGGATGAACTTCTCCGCGAGTTCGTCAGTTTAGTACGAGAAGAAAAACCCGACTTGGTGTTCTTCGAGAACGTTCAGGGTATCCTGACTGCTGGTGACGAGAAACCAACTACCTATATCGATTGGTTCAAGCGGGAGATGCGAGATATGTCACGGGAAGACGACGAATCTGATGCTGGGTACGGAATCAATCTCAAAGTAGTGAATGCCGCGAACTATGGTGTCCCACAGAACCGGCGGCGTACCATTGGTATTTGTGTGTATGGCGTTGAAGACGAGGAAATCGTATTTCCCGAACCCACCCATGCAGAAAAACCCGACGAAGAGAGCAATCTCGAAGAGTGGGTGACGGTGAACGAGAAACTTGACCGCGATGACCTGAAACAAGACCTCAATCTGGGGCAGAAACAGGTCGGTCTTGATGGATATCCCGATGACCCCGGCCATCGGTCTCGACGACACAAGGACGAGACGGTTGAGTTCATTAAGGCGATTCGCAAACACGGTGATAGCTGGCGAGACCTTCAGGGAACAGAGGATGAGGATAAAATCCGGGATTGCCATCAGAATCTTACTGACACTGGTGCGGGGGCCGCTTATGGGATTATGAATGGTGACGACATCGCACCGACGCTGACGACACGATGTGCGACAATCAGCAGTGGCCGGTTCACACACCCTGAAGAAAACAGGAGCCTCACCTTCCGAGAAGCCGCCTTGCTTATGACCTTTCCTCGATGGTTTGAGCTACCGGAATACAACAAGCCTGCCGAACGTGTGGTAGGCAATGCTGTTCCACCAAAACTTGTGGCGAATCTACTTCGTGATAGGTATAGCCCCTCCTGTGACGAAAAAGAACAAAAAGCAGTAATTTAG
- a CDS encoding ATP-binding protein: protein MPQAGEETDSSDSDARYTMDIETTIVDKLGINLYDKVSAAVAELIANSYDADAEEVKVKLPLGKYLAVHTDEGIKQKGWDVVIVDDGHGMTPKEADDLFLRVGRDRREDGEETSREKDRKVMGRKGIGKLAPFGICNKIEILSAGGDPEQDEYEVSHFMMEYDEITDRSEEETEKYKPKPLKNDGETTDNRGTRIKLHDFNVKMVPKKETLERRLGQRFATGTQDFEVTVIDNKDDDPEDQFHLSDTKPPLQEGTEINLDNTPVEFEGKKYQVEGWMGLAQSSYNDEFGGVTIYARGKLASNTRDFGLPAGFTGEFVARSYLVGEIHADWLDRDEGPDMIQTHRQDILWNSELGQAFSEWGKDRVKEVAKSGKEPRREKVKNEFLEKSKIRDKASQRYEKEGIQDAAVELGKSLGQYANEDELEFEEYLEDLTNFVLQIAPHKHLVDTLNEIRQRAEEGDIEPEDLIELFESTHVAEITSYGQIAQNKVNTIRVLEDKIKGYDENEDELHEIIESSPWLIDPTWQPLSSEKSISTVRNAFEDWYEGKYDEEIETSAMEDLDRKRPDFVMLEMRGAVRVVEIKKPGYTFEDSDFDRFRNYVQVFDDFFEQNSEFREDFPDEARFTIIADDLDLSPIYADSYENLTESGPVTGRKSWQDLLDDAKKHHQDFLEAEEQVPKVEEDAFTGISTRVERDN from the coding sequence ATGCCCCAAGCCGGTGAGGAGACCGACTCTTCGGATTCAGACGCACGCTACACAATGGACATTGAAACCACCATTGTGGACAAACTTGGAATAAACCTGTATGACAAGGTCTCCGCTGCCGTTGCTGAACTGATTGCGAACTCGTACGACGCTGATGCTGAGGAAGTGAAGGTCAAACTACCACTGGGGAAATATCTCGCTGTTCACACCGACGAAGGTATCAAACAGAAGGGTTGGGATGTCGTGATAGTTGACGACGGCCACGGTATGACCCCTAAAGAAGCGGACGACCTTTTTCTCCGAGTTGGACGCGACCGCCGAGAAGATGGCGAGGAAACGAGTCGAGAGAAGGATAGGAAGGTGATGGGGAGGAAAGGAATCGGTAAACTTGCACCGTTCGGTATTTGTAATAAAATAGAAATTCTCTCAGCAGGCGGTGACCCCGAGCAAGACGAATATGAAGTGTCTCACTTCATGATGGAGTATGACGAAATAACTGACCGGTCTGAGGAAGAAACAGAGAAATACAAGCCGAAGCCGCTTAAAAATGACGGCGAAACTACCGATAATCGTGGAACAAGAATCAAACTCCACGATTTCAATGTCAAGATGGTTCCAAAGAAAGAGACTCTGGAACGTCGTCTTGGTCAGCGGTTTGCAACTGGCACTCAGGATTTTGAGGTAACTGTTATTGATAATAAAGACGACGACCCCGAAGACCAATTCCATCTCTCAGATACTAAGCCACCACTTCAGGAGGGCACTGAAATAAACCTCGACAATACTCCAGTTGAATTTGAGGGTAAAAAGTACCAAGTTGAGGGTTGGATGGGATTAGCACAATCGTCCTACAATGATGAATTTGGTGGTGTAACAATCTATGCAAGAGGGAAATTGGCCTCAAACACCCGAGACTTCGGACTTCCGGCTGGATTCACCGGAGAGTTTGTTGCCCGATCATATCTTGTAGGTGAAATCCACGCAGACTGGCTTGACAGGGATGAAGGGCCGGATATGATACAGACCCACCGTCAGGATATCTTATGGAATTCGGAACTCGGACAAGCTTTCAGTGAATGGGGGAAAGACCGAGTCAAGGAAGTAGCGAAATCCGGCAAAGAACCCCGGCGAGAGAAAGTGAAGAACGAATTTTTAGAAAAATCGAAAATCCGGGACAAAGCGAGCCAGAGGTACGAAAAAGAGGGTATTCAGGATGCTGCTGTGGAACTCGGAAAGAGTCTCGGGCAGTACGCAAACGAAGACGAGTTAGAATTTGAGGAATATCTGGAAGATTTGACGAACTTTGTTCTACAAATTGCACCACACAAACACCTTGTTGATACACTCAATGAGATTCGGCAGCGGGCTGAGGAGGGGGACATTGAACCTGAGGATTTGATTGAGCTATTCGAATCCACTCATGTTGCTGAAATAACGTCCTATGGCCAGATAGCTCAAAACAAGGTCAACACAATTCGGGTTCTTGAGGATAAAATCAAAGGATATGATGAGAATGAAGACGAACTGCATGAAATTATTGAAAGTTCACCTTGGCTAATTGACCCCACTTGGCAACCACTTTCGTCGGAAAAAAGCATTAGCACCGTCAGAAATGCGTTTGAAGACTGGTACGAGGGAAAATATGATGAAGAAATAGAAACGAGCGCGATGGAGGACTTAGATAGAAAGAGACCTGATTTCGTGATGTTAGAAATGAGGGGTGCAGTCCGGGTTGTTGAAATCAAAAAGCCCGGGTACACCTTCGAAGACAGTGACTTTGACCGATTCAGGAACTATGTTCAGGTGTTTGATGATTTCTTCGAACAAAACTCGGAGTTTAGAGAAGATTTCCCGGACGAAGCTCGCTTCACAATAATCGCTGATGACCTTGACTTGAGTCCCATATACGCTGATTCGTACGAAAACCTAACTGAGAGCGGTCCAGTGACCGGAAGAAAATCGTGGCAGGATTTGCTGGACGATGCCAAAAAGCATCATCAAGACTTCCTTGAGGCGGAAGAGCAGGTTCCAAAAGTGGAAGAAGATGCCTTTACAGGGATATCTACGAGGGTGGAGAGAGATAATTAG
- a CDS encoding winged helix-turn-helix domain-containing protein, producing MAGTRTPADWMVPLDERILEILRGEGWSSPSYIARKVSLFCSVGRVRERCQFLTYAELVEPLSPERDNYDITGRGIQYLEGRLNAGNLPRPSGREVL from the coding sequence ATGGCCGGAACACGAACGCCCGCCGACTGGATGGTCCCACTCGACGAGCGCATCCTCGAAATCCTCCGTGGCGAGGGGTGGTCCTCGCCCTCGTACATCGCCCGCAAGGTCTCGCTGTTCTGCTCGGTCGGGCGAGTCCGCGAGCGGTGTCAGTTCTTGACCTACGCTGAGTTGGTGGAGCCGCTTTCGCCGGAGCGCGACAACTACGATATTACCGGCCGAGGGATTCAGTATCTGGAAGGGCGGCTGAACGCCGGGAATCTTCCAAGGCCATCAGGGCGAGAGGTTCTGTAA
- a CDS encoding winged-helix domain-containing protein: MRQSASWMTIWDDRILEIISVEGSGAASELKERDELDIAHSTISRRLKKLSEHGLLNRLANGVYTLTDEGEAYLEGEYDAAKERYINRGENGEDESDGAASEPGING; this comes from the coding sequence ATGAGACAATCCGCGTCGTGGATGACAATTTGGGACGACCGAATACTTGAAATAATCAGCGTTGAGGGAAGTGGAGCGGCTTCGGAACTCAAAGAACGTGATGAATTGGATATTGCCCACTCTACGATTTCGAGAAGGCTGAAAAAGCTCTCTGAGCATGGCCTTTTGAACAGACTGGCTAACGGCGTCTACACATTGACGGACGAAGGCGAAGCCTACCTCGAAGGCGAGTACGACGCCGCGAAAGAGCGGTACATCAACCGTGGGGAGAACGGGGAAGACGAGTCAGACGGTGCGGCATCTGAACCGGGTATCAACGGCTGA
- a CDS encoding tyrosine-type recombinase/integrase, whose protein sequence is MTDELEPLAPSEGIQSFLAHREPSVRKSTLQNARHRLGVFREWCESEDIDNLNELDGRLLSDFVASRRGEIAPITLQKQLTSVRQFLRWAADIEAVTDGLAEKVHAPELPDGAEARDEHLPADRAEDILDYLGTHHYASRDHALFALMWRTGMRRSAVRSLDVSDLRPDEHAVRVEHRPETGTKLKNGEDGERWVFLGPRWYSILDDYLDNPDRYEVTDDEGRTPLFTSKYGRPTGDTIYKWTHRLTRPCVVGGCPHDDKDPSTCPAASGNDGAARLCPSSRGPHDVRRGAITAHLNDEVPPEAVSGRCDVSLSVLYRHYDVRTDREKMEVRKQQLNQ, encoded by the coding sequence GTGACCGACGAACTGGAACCACTCGCCCCGTCGGAGGGTATTCAGTCGTTCCTCGCACACCGGGAACCGTCGGTTCGGAAGTCGACCCTACAGAACGCTCGGCACCGTCTCGGGGTGTTCCGCGAGTGGTGCGAGTCCGAAGACATCGACAACCTGAACGAACTCGACGGGCGGCTACTGAGCGACTTCGTGGCGTCTCGACGGGGCGAGATAGCCCCGATAACGCTACAGAAACAACTCACGTCGGTTCGGCAGTTCCTCCGGTGGGCGGCGGACATCGAAGCGGTGACGGACGGTCTCGCCGAGAAGGTCCACGCGCCGGAGTTGCCGGACGGCGCGGAAGCCCGCGACGAACACCTACCTGCCGACCGTGCCGAGGACATTCTCGACTACCTCGGGACGCACCACTACGCGAGTCGAGACCACGCCCTGTTCGCCTTGATGTGGCGGACGGGGATGCGGCGGTCGGCGGTCCGGTCGCTCGACGTGAGCGACTTACGACCCGACGAACACGCGGTTCGGGTGGAACACCGACCGGAGACGGGGACGAAACTCAAGAACGGCGAGGACGGCGAGCGGTGGGTGTTCCTCGGGCCGCGCTGGTACAGTATCCTCGACGACTATCTCGACAACCCCGACCGCTACGAGGTGACCGACGACGAGGGCCGGACGCCCCTGTTCACGTCGAAGTACGGCCGCCCGACTGGGGACACGATTTACAAGTGGACTCACCGGCTGACGCGGCCGTGCGTTGTCGGGGGGTGTCCGCACGACGACAAAGACCCGTCAACGTGCCCGGCGGCGTCGGGGAACGACGGGGCGGCCCGCCTGTGCCCGTCGTCTCGTGGCCCCCACGACGTTCGGAGGGGGGCTATCACGGCCCACCTGAACGACGAAGTGCCGCCCGAGGCGGTCTCGGGCCGGTGCGACGTGTCGCTCAGTGTTCTCTATCGTCACTACGACGTGCGCACAGACCGCGAGAAGATGGAAGTTCGAAAACAGCAACTCAACCAGTAG
- a CDS encoding ABC transporter ATP-binding protein: MTDTPGDDTDRDGGREQATESGTPASTEPIVRGTDVVREYETGTQTVRALDGIDFEISPSDFVAVVGPSGSGKSTLLNLLGLLDVPTAGTVHVEGEDVATLSDRERTRKRKETIGFVFQSYYLIPTLTALENVEMPRMLDRTPTATRERATQLLERVGLGDRLDHHPDELSGGQKQRVAVARSLINDPAVVLADEPTGNLDRDTGDRILALFDELRAEENVAVVTVTHDEYVAEAADRVVNLIDGQVRTESGATPDGGEQDHAAGSTAQRGPADANEGGPR, from the coding sequence GTGACTGATACACCCGGGGACGACACCGACCGCGACGGTGGCCGAGAACAGGCCACCGAAAGCGGGACGCCTGCCAGTACCGAGCCAATCGTCCGCGGGACGGACGTCGTCCGCGAGTACGAGACCGGGACGCAGACGGTTCGTGCCCTCGACGGTATCGACTTCGAGATATCGCCGTCCGACTTCGTCGCCGTCGTCGGTCCTTCCGGGAGCGGGAAGTCGACGCTGCTCAACCTCCTCGGTCTGCTCGACGTGCCGACGGCGGGGACGGTGCACGTCGAGGGTGAGGACGTGGCGACCCTCTCGGACCGCGAGCGGACGCGCAAGCGGAAGGAGACTATCGGCTTCGTCTTCCAGAGCTACTACCTCATCCCGACGCTGACGGCACTGGAGAACGTCGAGATGCCGCGAATGCTCGACCGGACGCCGACGGCCACCCGCGAGCGTGCCACACAACTGCTCGAACGGGTCGGCTTGGGTGACAGACTCGACCACCATCCCGACGAGCTATCGGGCGGACAGAAACAGCGGGTCGCCGTCGCGCGCTCGCTCATCAACGACCCGGCGGTGGTGCTCGCGGACGAACCGACGGGGAATTTGGACCGTGACACCGGCGACCGGATACTCGCCCTGTTCGACGAACTGCGTGCCGAGGAGAACGTCGCCGTCGTGACTGTCACGCACGACGAGTACGTCGCGGAGGCGGCCGACCGCGTGGTGAACCTCATCGACGGACAGGTCCGGACGGAGAGCGGTGCGACCCCGGACGGCGGCGAACAGGACCACGCGGCGGGTTCGACGGCACAGCGCGGACCGGCTGACGCGAACGAGGGGGGTCCACGCTGA
- a CDS encoding ABC transporter permease — MTPLRWVTARVPTLVLARRNLSRATARSVLAVVAIVIGVAAIGAIGTGGEAFKQDQLEAYEGFGGTATVDPVFTPGRSGPADTTLDDRELGRIQQAADGATVLPVVEPFGSLVRTGSGETLVTVQVKGLGNPGAFYDPAAGEIPDNWRRSIVVGSRVANNNDIEPGDRMQISVTREFDRSFRVAAVLEPQGFADPLSADRTVFVPLTQFSGDEYDQAIVQVDPQSGSIDAAAEGIETEFNTRERTVRVEKVQEQREQFERFFGTINQFLIGVGAISLLVAAVTIANTMLMSAIEREREIGVLRAVGYPKGAVVRLLVAESTILGVVGAAVGVPIAVGVGMVLNQLLVGDPLAFTSAGIRYVVIGAVFGVLTALVAGIYPAWKAATKRPVEALA, encoded by the coding sequence CTGACACCCCTTCGCTGGGTCACGGCGAGAGTGCCGACGCTCGTGCTGGCGCGGCGGAACCTCTCCCGTGCGACCGCTCGCTCTGTCCTCGCTGTGGTCGCCATCGTCATCGGCGTCGCGGCCATCGGGGCCATCGGTACCGGCGGGGAGGCGTTCAAACAGGACCAACTCGAAGCCTACGAGGGCTTCGGCGGCACGGCGACGGTCGACCCCGTGTTCACGCCCGGTCGCTCCGGGCCGGCAGACACGACGCTCGACGACCGGGAGCTGGGCCGCATCCAGCAAGCGGCCGACGGTGCCACCGTCCTCCCGGTCGTCGAGCCGTTCGGGTCGCTGGTTCGAACCGGGTCCGGCGAGACGCTCGTCACCGTCCAGGTGAAAGGACTCGGGAACCCGGGCGCGTTCTACGACCCGGCGGCCGGCGAGATACCCGACAACTGGCGACGGAGCATCGTCGTCGGCTCCCGGGTGGCGAACAACAACGACATCGAACCCGGCGACCGGATGCAGATATCGGTGACCCGTGAGTTCGACCGCTCGTTCCGCGTCGCGGCCGTCCTCGAACCGCAGGGGTTCGCCGACCCGCTCTCGGCCGACCGGACCGTATTCGTCCCGCTCACCCAATTTTCGGGTGACGAGTACGACCAAGCGATCGTACAGGTCGACCCACAGAGCGGGTCGATAGACGCGGCGGCCGAGGGCATCGAGACGGAGTTCAACACCCGTGAGCGGACGGTCAGAGTCGAGAAGGTACAGGAACAGCGCGAGCAGTTCGAGCGCTTCTTCGGCACCATCAACCAGTTCCTCATCGGCGTCGGCGCGATTTCGCTGCTGGTCGCGGCGGTCACCATCGCCAACACGATGTTGATGTCGGCTATCGAGCGCGAGCGCGAAATCGGTGTCCTCCGGGCCGTCGGCTATCCGAAGGGCGCGGTGGTCCGCCTGCTCGTCGCCGAGTCGACCATCCTCGGCGTAGTGGGTGCCGCCGTCGGCGTTCCCATCGCCGTCGGCGTCGGGATGGTTCTCAATCAACTGCTCGTCGGGGACCCGCTCGCGTTCACATCGGCCGGGATTCGCTACGTCGTCATCGGTGCTGTCTTCGGGGTTCTGACGGCACTGGTCGCTGGCATCTACCCGGCGTGGAAGGCCGCCACGAAACGGCCCGTGGAGGCACTCGCCTGA
- a CDS encoding ABC transporter permease, translated as MSLWHRLAGRFPSFVIARRNVSRARTRSILAAVAILIGVVAIGAIGAGGAAFKQSQLDRIQDQGATNVFVSPGFDAEARHFDREDVLAIEETVGSAGIVATQDTSMNLVTRDGRDFVSATYIEDPRQVARVQTGEIPTNWRRQIVVSDGFAAEHQVTVGDRVSLVHVGTNETGEPEPYRIAAVLAETQGFGTSDVYLPLARADERTYGQVRVTTQSVTAAEDAATRLRERFNDRKDRLLVFELTSLVRLFRTIVTGINAFLAGLGSLSLLIAGVAIANTMLMAVIKRREEIGVLRAVGYTKADVVRLLLVEAALLGTIGAAIGGVIATLVALVANAIFLGDPLAFTGTAVAYLVAAMGVGVVTSVIAGIYPAWRAANERPVEALRG; from the coding sequence GTGAGTCTGTGGCACCGACTCGCCGGTCGGTTCCCGTCGTTCGTCATCGCACGCCGGAACGTCTCTCGGGCCCGGACCCGGTCGATACTCGCGGCCGTCGCCATCCTCATCGGAGTGGTGGCGATCGGGGCGATCGGTGCCGGCGGTGCCGCGTTCAAGCAGAGCCAACTCGACCGGATTCAAGATCAAGGCGCGACGAACGTGTTCGTCTCGCCGGGTTTCGACGCCGAAGCGCGACACTTCGACCGCGAGGACGTCCTCGCCATCGAGGAAACGGTCGGCTCCGCGGGCATCGTGGCGACACAGGACACGAGCATGAACCTCGTGACTCGGGACGGGCGTGATTTCGTCTCGGCGACGTACATCGAGGACCCGCGACAGGTGGCTCGCGTCCAGACCGGGGAAATACCGACGAACTGGCGGCGACAAATCGTCGTCTCGGACGGGTTCGCGGCGGAGCATCAAGTCACGGTCGGCGACCGGGTGTCGCTCGTCCACGTCGGCACCAACGAGACGGGAGAGCCGGAGCCGTACCGCATCGCCGCGGTGCTGGCGGAGACACAGGGGTTCGGCACGAGCGACGTCTACCTGCCACTCGCCCGTGCCGACGAGCGGACCTACGGACAGGTCCGGGTCACGACCCAATCCGTCACCGCCGCCGAGGACGCCGCCACCCGCCTCCGCGAGCGGTTCAACGACCGGAAGGACCGCCTGCTGGTCTTCGAACTCACGTCGCTCGTCCGCCTGTTCCGGACCATCGTGACAGGTATCAACGCCTTCCTCGCGGGGCTGGGGTCGCTCTCCCTGCTCATCGCGGGCGTGGCCATCGCCAACACGATGTTGATGGCCGTCATCAAGCGGCGCGAGGAAATCGGCGTCCTCCGTGCCGTGGGGTACACGAAAGCCGACGTCGTTCGCCTCCTGCTCGTCGAGGCGGCACTGCTCGGGACTATCGGGGCCGCTATCGGCGGTGTTATCGCCACTCTCGTCGCGCTCGTCGCTAACGCCATCTTCCTCGGCGACCCGCTCGCCTTCACCGGCACCGCAGTCGCGTACTTGGTGGCCGCGATGGGGGTCGGTGTCGTCACGAGCGTGATAGCCGGTATCTATCCCGCGTGGCGGGCGGCGAACGAACGACCCGTGGAAGCCCTCCGCGGGTGA
- a CDS encoding cytochrome P450, whose protein sequence is MSAGGPGGWLPLPDHLQTRAGNVDPFDWFNERRAAGAVQWCPDRGCWDVFTYDAAERVLSDPETFANEPLVGENATFKDTLLGLDPPEHTRKRGIVESHFRPEAVRDHEDDIRATARQLLADGFDGRRGTADVVSSFAYPLPISTIAGLLGAPPDIREELKAVSDDAIASPDLAGADDVESFLAEQGEAVMEIGDLVSDVIDEKRENPGDDLISDLLAADHGLSYYELLRLCGLLIVAGHVTTTNLIANTVWCLAERPAAFDQAREAALAGDDAALARLVEEVVRFRSPAQMAARVATEDVTVAGADIAAGDPVITWIQAANRDPAVFDDPNTFDPARDPNPNIGFGRGPHSCLGVHLAKLEGRVAAEELLSSVSSLSLVETTYEPVEAPFLHGVQALPVRYERPPDADTGTDAARTG, encoded by the coding sequence ATGAGTGCTGGTGGCCCCGGCGGCTGGCTCCCCCTTCCCGACCACTTGCAGACACGGGCGGGGAACGTTGACCCGTTCGACTGGTTCAACGAGCGACGCGCGGCGGGCGCGGTACAGTGGTGTCCCGACAGGGGGTGTTGGGACGTGTTCACCTACGATGCGGCAGAGCGCGTCCTCTCTGACCCCGAGACGTTCGCGAACGAACCGCTCGTCGGCGAGAACGCGACGTTCAAGGACACACTGCTCGGGTTGGACCCGCCCGAACACACCCGCAAGCGTGGCATCGTCGAATCGCACTTCCGCCCGGAGGCGGTCCGCGACCACGAGGACGACATCCGAGCGACGGCCCGGCAGTTACTCGCCGACGGCTTCGACGGGCGGCGAGGGACGGCCGACGTGGTGTCGTCGTTCGCGTACCCGCTCCCAATCTCGACCATCGCCGGCCTCCTCGGCGCGCCGCCGGACATCCGCGAGGAACTGAAAGCCGTGAGTGACGACGCTATCGCCAGTCCCGACCTCGCCGGGGCTGACGACGTCGAGTCGTTCCTCGCCGAACAGGGCGAAGCGGTGATGGAAATCGGCGACTTGGTCAGCGACGTTATCGACGAGAAACGCGAGAACCCCGGCGACGACCTGATTTCGGACCTCCTCGCCGCCGACCACGGACTCTCGTACTACGAACTGCTCCGTCTCTGTGGGTTACTCATCGTCGCCGGCCACGTCACGACGACGAACCTCATCGCCAACACCGTCTGGTGTCTCGCCGAACGGCCGGCGGCGTTCGACCAGGCCCGTGAGGCCGCCCTCGCCGGCGACGACGCCGCCCTGGCCCGTCTCGTCGAGGAAGTCGTCCGGTTCCGGTCGCCGGCCCAGATGGCCGCCCGTGTCGCCACCGAGGACGTGACCGTCGCGGGGGCCGACATCGCCGCTGGCGACCCCGTGATAACGTGGATTCAGGCTGCCAACCGCGACCCGGCCGTGTTCGACGACCCGAACACGTTCGACCCGGCCCGGGACCCAAATCCCAACATCGGGTTCGGCCGCGGCCCCCACTCCTGTCTCGGCGTCCACCTCGCGAAACTCGAAGGGCGTGTCGCGGCCGAGGAACTGCTGTCGTCGGTGTCGTCGCTCTCTCTCGTGGAGACGACGTACGAACCCGTCGAAGCACCGTTCCTCCACGGCGTGCAGGCGTTGCCGGTCCGGTACGAGCGCCCGCCCGACGCCGACACGGGAACCGACGCGGCGCGGACCGGGTGA